The following coding sequences lie in one Aquabacterium olei genomic window:
- a CDS encoding amidohydrolase family protein translates to MLDLLIRHCTLPDGRTDQDVAIQNGRIIAVQPALAAQAANEVDAQGQLLTPPFVDAHFHMDSTLSYGKPRVNASGTLLEGIALWGELKPLLTQQALVDRALAYCDWAVARGLLAIRSHVDVCDPRLLAVEALLHVRECVKPYLDLQLVAFPQDGVLRGPGAFDTLRRALDMGVDVVGGIPHFERTAEQGAESVRLLCELAAERGLRVDLHCDETDDPLSRHIETLAFHTQRLGLQGRVAGSHLTSMHSMDNYYVSKLLPLMREAGVAAIANPLINITLQGRHDTYPKRRGMTRVPELLAAGIPVAFGHDCVMDPWYGLGSGDMLEVAHMGLHVAQMTSQTAMRQCFDAVTHTPAAILGLDGYGIAPGCRADLVLLQARDPVEAIRLRATRLMVWRAGQLVAQTPPATAALHLPGRPASVSFQP, encoded by the coding sequence GTGCTCGACCTCCTCATCCGCCACTGCACGCTGCCTGACGGGCGCACCGACCAGGACGTCGCCATCCAGAACGGCCGCATCATCGCAGTGCAGCCCGCTCTGGCCGCGCAGGCCGCCAACGAGGTCGACGCCCAGGGCCAGCTGCTGACGCCGCCCTTTGTCGACGCCCACTTCCACATGGACTCGACGCTGAGCTACGGTAAGCCCCGCGTCAACGCGTCCGGCACCCTGCTGGAAGGCATCGCGCTGTGGGGCGAACTCAAGCCGTTGCTCACGCAGCAGGCGCTGGTCGATCGGGCGCTGGCGTACTGCGACTGGGCCGTGGCCCGCGGGCTGCTTGCCATCCGGTCGCACGTCGATGTGTGCGATCCGCGTCTGCTCGCGGTCGAAGCGCTGCTGCACGTGCGCGAATGCGTGAAGCCTTATCTGGATCTGCAGCTGGTGGCCTTCCCGCAGGACGGCGTGCTGCGCGGCCCCGGCGCGTTCGATACCCTGCGCCGCGCGCTCGACATGGGTGTCGACGTGGTGGGCGGGATTCCGCACTTCGAGCGCACGGCCGAGCAGGGCGCCGAATCCGTGCGCCTGCTGTGCGAACTGGCCGCCGAGCGCGGCCTGCGCGTCGACCTGCATTGCGACGAGACCGACGACCCCCTGTCGCGCCACATCGAGACACTGGCCTTCCACACCCAGCGCCTCGGGTTGCAGGGCCGGGTGGCCGGCTCGCACCTCACCTCCATGCACAGCATGGACAACTACTACGTCAGCAAACTGCTGCCCCTGATGCGGGAGGCCGGTGTGGCCGCCATCGCCAACCCGCTCATCAACATCACGCTGCAGGGCCGCCACGACACCTATCCCAAGCGCCGCGGCATGACCCGCGTGCCCGAACTGCTCGCCGCCGGCATCCCGGTGGCCTTCGGGCACGACTGCGTGATGGACCCGTGGTACGGCCTGGGCAGCGGCGACATGCTCGAGGTCGCGCACATGGGGCTGCATGTGGCGCAGATGACCAGCCAGACGGCCATGCGCCAGTGCTTCGATGCCGTCACGCACACCCCGGCCGCCATCCTCGGCCTGGACGGCTACGGCATCGCCCCCGGCTGCCGCGCCGACCTGGTGCTGTTGCAGGCGCGCGACCCCGTCGAGGCGATCCGCCTGCGCGCCACCCGCCTGATGGTGTGGCGCGCCGGCCAGCTGGTGGCGCAAACGCCACCGGCCACGGCCGCCCTTCACCTGCCTGGCAGGCCGGCCAGTGTGTCGTTCCAGCCTTGA
- the lysA gene encoding diaminopimelate decarboxylase translates to MTLPGSPFLAYRGNDLHLEGVSLKALAQTHGTPLYVYSRQAMLAALAPYQKALQGRPHLVCYAVKANSNLAVLQTFAEAGCGFDIVSGGELARVLAAGGDPAKVVFSGVGKTRAEMKQVLEAGVRCFNVESTAELEVLSQVASGLGRTAQVSLRVNPDVDAGTHPYISTGLKGNKFGVAHELALATYRRAASLPGIAVTGIDCHIGSQITEVSPYLDALDRVLDLVEAIEAAGVPIHHLDLGGGLGITYTDETPPGADVLIGQLLARIDARGHGHRELLFEPGRSLVGNAGVLLTEVMYLKPGEHKNFCVVDAAMNDLARPALYEAWMAIVNTQVREGDAPVWDVVGPVCESGDWLGRDRALAVQPGDVLAVLSAGAYGMTMASNYNTRGRAAELMVDGEQVWVVREREAVNDLFRLERRLPR, encoded by the coding sequence ATGACCCTTCCCGGCTCCCCCTTCCTGGCCTACCGCGGCAATGACCTTCACCTGGAAGGCGTTTCGCTGAAGGCCCTTGCTCAGACGCACGGCACGCCGCTGTACGTGTACTCGCGCCAGGCCATGCTCGCGGCGCTCGCGCCCTATCAGAAGGCGCTGCAGGGCCGTCCTCACCTCGTCTGCTACGCGGTGAAGGCCAACTCGAACCTCGCCGTGCTGCAAACCTTTGCCGAGGCCGGCTGCGGCTTCGACATCGTGTCGGGCGGCGAGCTGGCCCGCGTGCTGGCCGCCGGCGGCGATCCGGCCAAGGTCGTCTTCTCGGGCGTGGGCAAGACGCGCGCCGAGATGAAGCAGGTCCTGGAGGCCGGCGTGCGCTGCTTCAACGTGGAGAGCACCGCTGAACTGGAGGTGCTTTCGCAAGTGGCCTCGGGCCTGGGGCGCACGGCACAAGTCAGCCTGCGCGTGAATCCGGATGTGGATGCCGGCACGCACCCCTATATCTCGACCGGACTGAAAGGCAACAAGTTCGGCGTGGCGCACGAACTGGCTCTGGCCACCTACCGCCGCGCAGCCAGCCTGCCTGGCATCGCGGTGACGGGGATCGACTGCCACATCGGCTCGCAGATCACCGAGGTGTCGCCTTACCTTGACGCCCTGGATCGCGTGCTGGACCTGGTCGAAGCCATCGAGGCGGCCGGCGTGCCGATCCACCATCTGGACCTGGGCGGTGGCCTGGGCATCACCTACACCGACGAGACGCCACCCGGCGCCGACGTGCTGATCGGCCAGCTGCTGGCCCGCATTGACGCGCGTGGCCATGGCCACCGCGAGCTGCTGTTCGAGCCGGGTCGCTCGCTGGTCGGGAACGCCGGGGTGCTGCTCACCGAGGTGATGTACCTCAAGCCGGGCGAGCACAAGAACTTCTGCGTGGTGGACGCGGCGATGAACGACCTGGCGCGCCCGGCGCTGTACGAAGCGTGGATGGCCATCGTGAACACGCAGGTTCGCGAAGGCGACGCGCCGGTGTGGGACGTGGTGGGGCCGGTGTGCGAATCGGGTGACTGGCTGGGGCGCGACCGCGCGCTGGCCGTGCAGCCGGGCGACGTGCTGGCTGTGCTGTCGGCCGGAGCGTATGGCATGACCATGGCCAGCAACTACAACACGCGCGGGCGGGCCGCCGAATTGATGGTGGACGGCGAGCAGGTGTGGGTGGTGCGCGAGCGCGAGGCCGTGAACGACCTGTTCCGCCTGGAACGCCGACTGCCGCGTTGA
- a CDS encoding penicillin-binding protein 1A produces the protein MMSDTQQPSSPPSPSGAPPRGGRPWWATWLLRPLAALFGLALAGVLSVLLLAALGLAVAYPNLPEVRGLADYRPKIPLRVYSSDGVLIGEYGEEKREFTPIRAIPKVMRDAVLAIEDARFYQHGGVDYVGVLRAGLANFSESRSQGASTITMQVARNFYLPTEKTFTRKIYEILLAIKIERQLSKDQILELYMNQIYLGQRAYGFAAACDTYFGKPLREITIAEAAMLAGLPKAPSAYNPVRNPKRATLRQQYIIDRMLENGFITADERDVAKAEALRYRTKAPIPLHADYAAEAARLLMIEQYGAEAYTRGLNVYTSIDMAEQTAAWTALRKGLLDFDRRQAWRGPQGSIELPSDPKQVDVRVAEALEDHPDSDTNRAAVVLQAEPRQIVAVLQSGEQLVIGPEGLKAVGQALTDKASPKHQIRRGAIIRVNRNGEGKWFVQQLPDVEGAFVSMDPRTGLIRAMVGGFDFRRNKFNHVTQAWRQPGSSFKPFIYSAALEKGFTPATTVNDAPLFFDTGVTGSQPWEPKNYDGKYEGPMSLRRGLAKSKNMISIRVLKSVGARYAQDWITRFGFDAEKHPAYLTMALGAGSVTPLQMANAYAVFANGGYRVNPMLVTRVTDNRGMVLAQNRPTPLDERMRSIDARNAFIMSSLLQEVTRSGTAARAQATLKRPDLYGKTGTTNDSMDAWFAGYSSTNVAVVWIGYDQPRKLGDRETGGGLALPVWIEFMGTALRDVPVTEPVVPPGVVQIGGEWFYEEYTAGTGVRELAPDGSESPASAPPPTSAEEKRGILDMFGGDKQP, from the coding sequence ATGATGAGCGACACGCAGCAGCCTTCCAGCCCCCCTTCTCCCAGCGGCGCCCCCCCGCGTGGTGGCCGCCCCTGGTGGGCCACGTGGCTGCTGCGGCCCCTTGCGGCCCTGTTCGGGCTGGCCCTGGCCGGCGTGCTCTCCGTGCTGCTGCTGGCCGCACTCGGCCTGGCAGTCGCCTATCCCAACCTCCCCGAGGTGCGCGGCCTTGCAGATTACCGGCCCAAGATCCCACTGCGCGTCTATTCGTCGGACGGCGTGCTGATTGGCGAATACGGCGAGGAAAAACGTGAATTCACCCCGATCCGGGCCATCCCGAAGGTGATGCGCGACGCCGTGCTGGCCATCGAAGACGCCCGTTTCTACCAGCACGGGGGGGTCGACTACGTCGGTGTGCTGCGTGCCGGACTGGCGAACTTCAGCGAGTCGCGCAGCCAGGGTGCATCGACCATCACGATGCAGGTCGCGCGCAATTTCTATCTGCCCACCGAAAAAACGTTCACCCGCAAGATCTACGAGATCCTGCTCGCGATCAAGATCGAGCGGCAGTTGAGCAAGGACCAGATCCTCGAGCTCTACATGAACCAGATCTATCTGGGGCAGCGGGCTTATGGTTTCGCCGCGGCCTGCGACACCTACTTCGGCAAGCCCCTGCGCGAGATCACGATTGCCGAGGCGGCCATGCTGGCCGGCCTGCCCAAGGCCCCGTCGGCCTACAACCCGGTGCGCAACCCGAAGCGCGCGACGCTGCGCCAGCAGTACATCATCGACCGCATGCTGGAGAACGGCTTCATCACCGCCGACGAGCGCGATGTCGCCAAGGCAGAAGCGCTGCGCTACCGGACGAAGGCCCCGATCCCGCTGCACGCGGATTACGCGGCCGAAGCCGCTCGCCTGCTGATGATCGAGCAATACGGCGCCGAGGCCTACACCCGCGGCCTGAACGTCTACACGTCGATCGACATGGCAGAGCAGACCGCCGCCTGGACGGCCCTGCGCAAGGGCCTGCTGGACTTCGACCGGCGCCAGGCGTGGCGCGGGCCACAGGGCTCCATCGAGCTGCCGAGCGACCCGAAGCAGGTGGACGTGCGCGTGGCCGAGGCCCTGGAAGACCACCCGGACAGCGACACGAACCGCGCCGCCGTGGTGCTGCAGGCCGAACCCCGTCAGATCGTGGCCGTGCTGCAGAGCGGCGAACAGCTGGTGATCGGCCCAGAGGGTCTGAAGGCCGTGGGTCAGGCCCTGACCGACAAGGCGAGCCCCAAGCATCAAATCCGTCGCGGCGCCATCATCCGGGTCAACCGCAACGGCGAAGGCAAATGGTTCGTGCAACAGCTGCCCGACGTCGAAGGCGCCTTTGTGTCGATGGACCCCCGCACGGGCCTCATCCGGGCCATGGTGGGCGGCTTCGATTTCCGCCGCAACAAGTTCAACCACGTCACCCAGGCGTGGCGGCAGCCGGGTTCGAGCTTCAAGCCCTTCATCTATTCGGCCGCCCTTGAAAAGGGGTTCACCCCTGCCACAACGGTCAATGACGCCCCGCTGTTCTTCGACACCGGCGTGACCGGCAGCCAGCCGTGGGAGCCCAAGAACTACGACGGCAAGTACGAAGGCCCGATGTCGCTGCGCCGCGGGCTTGCAAAGTCCAAGAACATGATTTCGATCCGCGTGCTGAAGTCGGTCGGTGCGCGCTACGCCCAGGACTGGATCACGCGCTTCGGTTTCGACGCCGAGAAGCACCCGGCCTACCTGACGATGGCGCTGGGCGCCGGCTCGGTGACGCCGCTGCAGATGGCGAACGCCTATGCGGTCTTTGCCAACGGGGGCTACCGCGTGAACCCCATGCTGGTGACGCGCGTGACCGACAACCGCGGCATGGTGCTCGCTCAGAATCGCCCCACGCCGCTGGACGAACGCATGCGCAGCATCGACGCCCGCAACGCGTTCATCATGAGCAGCCTGCTGCAGGAGGTGACCCGCTCGGGCACGGCCGCGCGCGCACAGGCCACCCTCAAGCGCCCCGACCTGTACGGCAAGACCGGCACGACCAACGACTCGATGGACGCCTGGTTTGCGGGCTACAGCAGCACCAATGTGGCGGTGGTGTGGATCGGCTACGACCAGCCGCGCAAGCTGGGTGACCGCGAGACCGGCGGCGGGCTGGCGCTGCCCGTGTGGATCGAATTCATGGGCACGGCGCTGCGCGACGTCCCCGTGACCGAGCCCGTGGTGCCGCCCGGCGTGGTGCAGATCGGCGGCGAGTGGTTCTACGAGGAATACACCGCCGGCACGGGGGTGCGCGAGCTGGCGCCGGACGGCAGTGAGAGCCCAGCCAGCGCGCCGCCGCCCACCTCGGCCGAGGAGAAGCGCGGCATTCTCGACATGTTCGGCGGCGACAAGCAGCCCTGA
- the ruvB gene encoding Holliday junction branch migration DNA helicase RuvB codes for MSIQTDDFSPAPARKARTAGGASPFLEELGGADRVVGASVASSNEDALERALRPKDLDEYVGQAKAREQLEIFIGAARKRQEALDHVLLFGPPGLGKTTLSHIIATELGVNLRQTSGPVLEKPKDLAAILTNLERHDVLFIDEIHRLSPVVEEILYPALEDYQIDIMIGEGPAARSIKLDLQPFTLVGATTRAGMLTNPLRDRFGIVARLEFYSAEELGRIVTRSARLLGAPIDEEGAMEVARRSRGTPRIANRLLRRVRDYAEVKGDGRITRPMADKALAMLDVDPVGFDVMDRKLLEAIIHRFDGGPVGLDNVAAAIGEARDTIEDVIEPYLIQQGYLQRTPRGRVATATAFRHLGLQPPQAGDLLDGI; via the coding sequence ATGAGTATCCAGACCGACGACTTCAGTCCGGCCCCCGCCCGCAAGGCTCGCACCGCGGGTGGGGCCTCGCCCTTCCTGGAAGAGCTGGGAGGCGCAGACCGTGTGGTGGGCGCTTCCGTGGCGTCCAGCAACGAGGATGCGCTGGAACGGGCGCTGCGCCCGAAGGATCTGGACGAGTATGTGGGACAGGCGAAGGCGCGCGAGCAGCTGGAGATCTTCATCGGTGCGGCGCGCAAGCGTCAGGAGGCGCTCGACCACGTGCTGCTGTTCGGCCCGCCGGGGCTGGGCAAGACGACGCTGAGCCACATCATCGCGACCGAGCTGGGCGTGAACCTGCGCCAGACCTCGGGCCCGGTGCTGGAAAAGCCGAAGGACCTGGCGGCCATCCTGACCAACCTCGAGCGACACGATGTGCTGTTCATCGACGAAATCCACCGCCTGAGCCCCGTGGTCGAGGAAATCCTCTACCCCGCGCTGGAGGACTACCAGATCGACATCATGATCGGTGAAGGGCCGGCGGCGCGCTCGATCAAGCTGGATCTGCAGCCGTTCACGCTGGTGGGCGCCACCACGCGGGCCGGCATGCTGACCAACCCCTTGCGGGATCGCTTCGGCATCGTCGCGCGGCTGGAGTTCTATTCGGCCGAGGAACTGGGCCGCATCGTGACGCGCTCGGCCCGGCTGCTGGGCGCGCCGATCGACGAAGAAGGCGCGATGGAGGTGGCGCGACGTTCACGGGGCACCCCCCGGATCGCGAACCGCCTGCTGCGGCGCGTGCGCGACTATGCCGAGGTCAAGGGCGACGGGCGCATCACCCGGCCCATGGCCGACAAGGCCCTGGCCATGCTGGACGTGGACCCGGTGGGCTTTGACGTGATGGACCGCAAGCTGCTGGAGGCCATCATCCACCGCTTCGATGGCGGGCCGGTGGGGCTGGACAACGTGGCGGCGGCCATTGGCGAGGCACGCGACACGATCGAAGACGTGATCGAGCCGTATCTGATTCAGCAAGGCTACCTGCAGCGTACGCCGCGCGGCCGCGTGGCCACGGCAACGGCGTTCCGGCATCTGGGGCTGCAGCCGCCACAGGCTGGCGACCTGCTGGACGGGATCTGA
- the cyaY gene encoding iron donor protein CyaY, giving the protein MSTSLDTTSGLTDAQYDEAIRVALARIETTVDRWLEDDVIDIDSARTGSMITLSLPNRSQLIVNAQPPLHELWLAARRGGFHFRHDLATGRWLDTRTGEEFFSLLSSCASEQGNCPGLQF; this is encoded by the coding sequence ATGAGCACCTCCCTCGATACGACCTCCGGGCTCACCGACGCCCAGTACGACGAGGCGATCCGGGTCGCGCTCGCGCGCATCGAAACCACCGTGGACCGCTGGCTGGAGGACGACGTGATCGACATCGACTCGGCGCGCACGGGCAGCATGATCACGTTGTCGCTGCCGAACCGCAGTCAGCTCATCGTCAATGCGCAGCCGCCGTTGCACGAGCTGTGGCTCGCGGCCCGGCGCGGCGGCTTCCATTTCCGCCACGACCTTGCCACGGGCCGGTGGCTGGACACGCGCACGGGCGAGGAATTCTTCAGCCTGCTTTCCAGTTGCGCCAGCGAACAGGGCAATTGCCCCGGCCTGCAGTTCTGA
- a CDS encoding porin, with amino-acid sequence MKKTLLALAAIAASSASFAQSSVTLYGVVDASLESVKGGTAAAGSNTVTRVSSDNLATSRLGFRGTEDLGGGLKGNFVLETGVKSDTGVSGSNGRFFDRAAWLGLSGGFGELRLGRQDSSIGMIAGNTSLLGAQGYDDLRIVNTFASNKYRRLDNAITYVLPTLLPGLSAQVQYSTQADGTTNTIAGSGGGETGGDIGKTWGLNAQYAANGLVAGLGYVNGKANAAGSVKDSAALVYAGYDFAVAKLTGYYNMDKTTDAAEIRRVYGIRVDVPVSQQFAVQASVAKAKNTSADANGAPTVAGDADNATIVALKGVYALSKRTSVYGLFTNVNNGDASSLGVASYANTAGNTARGLAVGVAHKF; translated from the coding sequence ATGAAAAAGACTCTGCTGGCTCTGGCTGCCATCGCCGCATCCTCTGCTTCCTTCGCTCAATCGTCCGTCACCCTGTACGGCGTGGTCGATGCCTCGCTGGAAAGCGTCAAGGGCGGCACTGCCGCCGCAGGCTCCAACACCGTGACCCGTGTGTCGTCGGACAACCTGGCGACGTCGCGCCTGGGCTTCCGTGGCACGGAAGACCTGGGTGGTGGCCTGAAGGGCAACTTCGTTCTGGAAACCGGCGTGAAGTCGGACACCGGTGTGAGCGGCAGCAACGGTCGCTTCTTTGACCGCGCCGCATGGCTGGGTCTGTCTGGTGGCTTCGGCGAACTGCGTCTGGGCCGTCAGGATTCCTCGATCGGCATGATCGCTGGTAACACCTCGCTGCTGGGCGCTCAAGGCTACGACGATCTGCGCATCGTTAATACGTTTGCCTCGAACAAGTATCGTCGCCTGGACAATGCCATCACCTATGTCCTGCCCACCCTGTTGCCGGGCCTGAGCGCTCAGGTGCAATACAGCACGCAAGCTGACGGCACGACGAACACAATCGCCGGTAGCGGCGGCGGTGAAACGGGTGGCGATATCGGCAAGACCTGGGGCCTGAATGCTCAGTACGCTGCCAACGGTCTCGTCGCAGGTCTGGGCTACGTCAACGGCAAGGCAAACGCTGCCGGTTCGGTGAAGGACTCCGCGGCGCTGGTGTACGCGGGTTATGACTTTGCCGTGGCAAAGCTGACCGGTTACTACAACATGGACAAGACCACTGACGCCGCTGAAATCCGCCGCGTGTATGGCATTCGTGTTGACGTGCCGGTGAGCCAGCAATTCGCTGTCCAGGCTTCGGTGGCCAAGGCCAAGAACACTAGCGCTGACGCTAATGGCGCACCTACCGTTGCCGGCGATGCTGATAACGCCACCATCGTCGCTTTGAAGGGTGTGTACGCCCTGTCGAAGCGCACCTCGGTCTACGGCCTGTTCACCAACGTGAACAACGGCGACGCGTCGAGCCTGGGTGTAGCCAGCTACGCCAACACCGCTGGCAACACCGCCCGTGGTCTGGCTGTGGGCGTGGCCCACAAGTTCTGA
- a CDS encoding porin, producing MQKSVLTSAVTLALATFGAGAAFAQSSLTLYGNADVSFDNVHKTAGVPLLNGTLPVLNGQSAAAATQGTDSTVSRVSPSATSQTSFGFRGTEDMGGGFKASFVLEGQLSHDTGGLSQDGRIFGRQSYVGLTTPYGEIRLGRQYAPIFYSTAFVTGERFGATDLFIEGGATNNLQVRWDNQVSYWVQAGGFTGSVAYSPNAGSLGVVSAARGAQVTSTVGGILGAASAGAESATNTGRALGAFGNYAFSPNFNVTLGLHRNQFGGASFGVFSGGALVASTYKLERYDAANLGAKYTFENGIMIDGAFGQGRYDFTTSDDHMRLRFFAVGTRIPMDKWTFSAQASQIKFANFTKGKDTGLMLGAEYALSKRTSLFARAVQIRDDEGQRADAGFAGAIGTIAGGPNVIATTFGFRETPVFAGAGINPGGTARYVGAGIRHSF from the coding sequence ATGCAGAAATCCGTCCTCACCAGCGCTGTCACGCTGGCCCTGGCCACCTTCGGCGCTGGTGCAGCGTTTGCCCAGTCGAGCCTGACCCTCTACGGCAACGCCGACGTCAGCTTCGACAACGTTCACAAGACCGCTGGTGTCCCGCTGCTGAATGGCACCTTGCCTGTTTTGAATGGTCAGTCTGCTGCAGCAGCCACCCAAGGCACTGACTCGACTGTGTCTCGTGTTTCGCCAAGTGCAACCTCGCAGACCTCTTTCGGTTTCCGCGGCACGGAAGACATGGGCGGTGGTTTCAAAGCCTCGTTCGTCCTGGAAGGGCAATTGAGCCACGACACCGGCGGCCTGAGCCAAGATGGTCGAATCTTCGGCCGTCAGAGCTACGTTGGCCTGACCACACCCTACGGCGAGATTCGTCTCGGCCGTCAGTACGCCCCGATCTTCTATTCGACCGCATTCGTGACGGGCGAGCGTTTCGGCGCGACCGACTTGTTCATTGAGGGCGGTGCCACGAATAACCTTCAGGTTCGTTGGGATAACCAGGTGAGCTACTGGGTGCAGGCCGGTGGCTTCACGGGCTCAGTCGCGTACTCCCCGAATGCTGGCTCGCTGGGCGTGGTTTCTGCGGCTCGTGGCGCCCAGGTAACTTCAACGGTGGGTGGCATCTTGGGTGCGGCTAGCGCTGGTGCCGAGTCCGCGACGAACACTGGGCGTGCGCTCGGCGCCTTCGGTAACTACGCTTTCAGCCCCAATTTCAACGTTACCTTGGGTCTGCACCGTAACCAGTTTGGCGGTGCATCGTTCGGTGTATTCAGCGGCGGTGCTCTGGTTGCTTCCACCTACAAGCTGGAGCGTTACGACGCGGCCAACCTTGGTGCGAAGTACACGTTCGAGAACGGCATCATGATCGACGGTGCGTTTGGTCAAGGTCGGTATGACTTCACCACGAGCGACGACCACATGCGTCTGCGCTTCTTTGCCGTCGGCACCCGTATCCCGATGGACAAGTGGACCTTCTCGGCGCAGGCCTCGCAGATCAAGTTCGCCAACTTCACGAAGGGCAAGGACACCGGGCTGATGCTGGGCGCCGAATACGCCCTGTCGAAGCGGACCTCGCTGTTCGCCCGTGCTGTCCAGATCCGTGACGATGAAGGCCAGCGCGCTGACGCAGGTTTCGCAGGAGCGATCGGCACGATCGCTGGCGGTCCGAACGTCATTGCCACTACCTTCGGCTTCCGCGAGACCCCGGTCTTCGCTGGCGCGGGCATCAACCCCGGCGGCACCGCCCGCTACGTGGGCGCCGGCATCCGCCACAGCTTCTGA
- a CDS encoding sulfurtransferase TusA family protein has protein sequence MSITIAKELDARGLTCPLPILKAKKALSDMHSGEVLKVLATDPGSVRDFQAFARQTGNELIDQQADEAEGREEFVHLLRRR, from the coding sequence ATGTCCATCACCATCGCCAAAGAACTCGACGCCCGCGGCCTGACGTGTCCGCTGCCCATCCTCAAGGCCAAGAAGGCGCTGTCCGACATGCACAGCGGCGAAGTCCTCAAGGTGCTCGCCACCGACCCCGGTTCCGTGCGCGACTTCCAGGCCTTTGCCCGCCAGACAGGCAACGAACTGATCGACCAGCAGGCCGACGAGGCCGAGGGCCGCGAGGAATTCGTCCACCTGCTGCGTCGCCGCTGA
- the cysM gene encoding cysteine synthase CysM, with the protein MHYPTLEDAIGKTPLVRLQRVPGADNDARGNVILAKLEGNNPAGSVKDRPAINMIRRAEERGHIKPGDTLIEATSGNTGIALAMAAAIRGYRMILIMPEDLSIERAQTMKAFGAELILTPKSGGMEYARDLADQMVREGKGVVLDQFANPDNPAVHYDTTGPEIWADTQGRITHFVSAMGTTGTITGTSRFLKEQNREVRIVGAQPQEGSRIPGIRKWPEAYLPKIYEPSRVDELIYVSQADAEDMARRLAREEGLFCGISAAGACWAALQLAQNLSNATIVFIVCDRGDRYLSTGVFPA; encoded by the coding sequence ATGCACTACCCGACCCTCGAAGACGCCATCGGCAAGACCCCGCTCGTCCGCCTGCAACGGGTGCCCGGCGCTGACAACGACGCCCGCGGCAACGTGATCCTCGCCAAGCTCGAGGGCAACAACCCGGCCGGCTCCGTCAAGGACCGCCCCGCCATCAACATGATCCGCCGTGCCGAAGAGCGCGGCCACATCAAGCCCGGTGACACGCTGATCGAGGCCACCTCGGGCAACACCGGCATCGCGCTCGCCATGGCGGCCGCGATCCGCGGCTACCGCATGATCCTCATCATGCCGGAGGACCTCTCCATCGAGCGCGCGCAGACCATGAAGGCCTTCGGCGCCGAGCTCATCCTCACGCCCAAGAGCGGCGGCATGGAATACGCCCGCGACCTCGCCGACCAGATGGTGCGCGAAGGCAAGGGCGTGGTGCTCGACCAGTTCGCCAACCCCGACAACCCCGCGGTGCACTACGACACCACGGGCCCCGAGATCTGGGCCGACACCCAGGGCCGCATCACCCACTTCGTGAGCGCCATGGGCACCACAGGCACCATCACCGGCACGTCGCGCTTCCTGAAAGAGCAGAACCGCGAGGTTCGGATCGTCGGTGCCCAGCCGCAGGAAGGCTCGCGCATCCCCGGCATCCGCAAGTGGCCCGAAGCCTACCTGCCCAAGATTTACGAACCCAGCCGGGTCGACGAGCTCATCTACGTGAGCCAGGCCGATGCCGAAGACATGGCCCGCCGCCTCGCACGCGAGGAAGGGCTGTTCTGCGGCATTTCGGCAGCCGGGGCCTGCTGGGCGGCGCTGCAACTGGCGCAGAATCTGAGCAACGCCACCATCGTCTTCATCGTGTGTGATCGCGGCGACCGCTACCTCTCCACCGGCGTCTTCCCGGCCTGA
- the lptM gene encoding LPS translocon maturation chaperone LptM, producing MSRKFEILGSPEPQGHRTDRSPLKTWGRRRAVVACALLGVLAGLSACGQKGSLYLPDRDGSEPPPPTLPRK from the coding sequence ATGAGTCGCAAGTTCGAAATTCTAGGCAGCCCGGAACCGCAAGGGCACCGCACCGACCGATCTCCACTGAAAACGTGGGGCCGGCGCCGCGCCGTTGTGGCGTGCGCGCTGCTTGGCGTCCTCGCGGGCCTGTCGGCCTGCGGCCAGAAAGGCTCGCTCTACCTGCCCGACCGAGACGGCAGCGAACCGCCACCCCCAACCCTCCCCAGAAAATGA